One Prolixibacteraceae bacterium DNA segment encodes these proteins:
- a CDS encoding DUF4433 domain-containing protein, whose protein sequence is MNEKQNTQFIRNNEFVLTQIEEVQNLIKEAIASESYRSLDSIKEIYNTLFLSEDIREHVTYKLSTVGNSSMALGRIDMNAANARHHITLKLNPSLYEINQQYNNLYEDLVHLFKYLFSALENLTVYQNDRKILKYQKLLHGASEYLHDLIVNHTQVNDNQKRWNKVLQEREAWELSKLKEGKIERQDASDLYEILQSNGIEKLYHFTERENVKSIMDHGGLYARELLHRNNINIKNPGGDTLSYELDKMKSSEHYVRLSFCKRHPMLEEMIKKGRIQDPVILEIDVSVLKRIGSKICDQNASRRDAVIRYELETFRSLRYDLFQKTYSGLSYEEKDAYQAEVLIWEKVPINYISNLNHIG, encoded by the coding sequence ATGAACGAAAAGCAGAACACCCAATTTATTAGAAACAACGAATTTGTTCTCACTCAAATAGAGGAGGTACAAAATTTAATTAAAGAGGCTATTGCTTCAGAAAGTTATCGCTCTTTAGATTCAATCAAGGAGATATATAACACACTATTTTTGTCAGAAGACATTCGAGAACATGTCACATATAAATTAAGTACGGTTGGCAATTCGTCCATGGCACTTGGTCGAATAGATATGAATGCCGCCAATGCTCGGCACCATATCACCCTAAAATTAAACCCAAGTCTATATGAGATAAACCAGCAATACAACAATCTCTATGAGGATCTCGTACATCTTTTTAAATATCTCTTCTCTGCATTAGAAAACCTAACGGTATATCAAAACGATCGAAAGATACTGAAATACCAAAAGCTACTACATGGAGCGAGTGAATATCTACATGATCTTATCGTGAACCATACACAGGTAAATGACAACCAAAAGAGATGGAACAAGGTTCTACAAGAGCGAGAGGCATGGGAATTATCAAAACTCAAAGAGGGGAAGATAGAGAGACAAGATGCCTCGGATCTATATGAGATACTTCAAAGCAATGGGATTGAGAAACTATATCACTTCACTGAGCGAGAGAATGTGAAGAGCATTATGGATCATGGAGGCCTCTATGCAAGAGAATTGCTTCATCGAAATAATATTAACATAAAAAATCCAGGTGGCGACACCCTCTCTTATGAGTTAGATAAGATGAAGAGTTCTGAACACTATGTCAGACTCTCTTTCTGCAAAAGACATCCGATGTTAGAGGAGATGATAAAAAAAGGAAGGATTCAGGACCCTGTCATTCTAGAGATAGACGTCAGTGTATTGAAGCGAATAGGCTCTAAGATTTGCGATCAAAATGCCTCCAGACGAGATGCAGTGATACGATATGAACTCGAGACTTTTCGTTCGCTTCGATACGATCTATTTCAGAAAACATATTCTGGTCTATCCTACGAAGAGAAAGATGCCTACCAAGCGGAAGTACTTATATGGGAAAAAGTTCCAATCAACTATATCTCCAATTTGAACCATATAGGATAA
- a CDS encoding SWIM zinc finger family protein, with protein MTIQDLINIIPPVILKRGEGYYHSGNILELNQGQDGTWYADVEGNNGTYKVEIKPDYDSQSADYYCDCPYDGAICKHVAAVALAINERKTMNIPSDNIELKEVSWEQLIKDAKLKDLRDFMLDYGENNHDFRHQIKLTFSEPVSVDNADNISYYESQINGIFENYEDGGFIDYRSGHKAMNDVSQFQIKADEYYLKGNLNEAFCISAAIAMEGISAIQYMDDSSGDCGGAICESFEVMENILYKNTPSRELRKRIFDWLHEQVQNSDYIDFGVGDSLESLFFNTAAFLGQLDLAYKFIDANISTLSKENDWSSKHSLRRYLEQKVKMLESEDRQVEVENIIDSYLHLENFRQIRVDAALKANNLKKVEKLILDGIKIAQKENSSGVVHRWKDQLLELYKQQKQTLKYHNLARELFLENTSENKYFYIFKQTSDTKDWEKKRDLLIDDLKNNKNGYYRSTPIHNLAWVYIEEQLINDLFELVRSSNSIDVVIYYTDQLKENYSTQLLKYYTMAIENAARNTGRGVYVTLVHYFKNMAKLKGGLNAATTLRSSLLVQYKNRPAMREEFGKLNWK; from the coding sequence ATGACGATACAAGATTTAATCAATATAATCCCTCCTGTAATATTAAAAAGAGGAGAGGGGTATTATCATAGCGGAAATATCTTGGAGCTTAATCAAGGACAAGATGGGACTTGGTATGCTGATGTGGAGGGGAATAATGGTACCTATAAAGTGGAAATTAAACCTGATTACGATAGCCAATCTGCTGATTACTATTGTGATTGTCCCTATGATGGTGCTATATGTAAACATGTCGCCGCGGTTGCTCTTGCAATCAATGAGAGAAAAACAATGAATATTCCATCAGACAATATAGAACTTAAAGAAGTGAGCTGGGAACAGTTGATAAAAGATGCGAAACTCAAAGATCTGAGGGATTTTATGCTTGACTATGGGGAGAATAATCATGACTTTAGGCATCAAATTAAGCTCACTTTTTCAGAGCCTGTTTCTGTAGATAACGCGGACAACATATCCTATTACGAGAGTCAAATTAATGGAATCTTTGAGAACTATGAAGATGGGGGATTTATTGACTATCGTAGTGGTCACAAAGCAATGAATGATGTGAGTCAGTTCCAGATAAAGGCGGATGAGTATTACTTAAAAGGCAATCTTAACGAAGCTTTTTGTATCTCGGCTGCGATTGCAATGGAGGGAATAAGTGCGATTCAATATATGGATGATTCCTCTGGAGATTGTGGAGGAGCTATTTGTGAATCATTTGAGGTCATGGAGAATATACTCTATAAAAATACGCCTTCTCGTGAATTGAGAAAACGGATTTTCGATTGGCTTCATGAACAGGTTCAAAATTCTGATTACATAGATTTTGGTGTCGGAGATAGTCTAGAGTCATTGTTTTTTAATACTGCTGCCTTTTTAGGACAATTGGATTTGGCTTATAAGTTTATTGATGCGAATATTTCTACATTGAGTAAAGAAAATGACTGGAGTTCAAAGCACTCTTTAAGAAGATATCTGGAGCAAAAGGTAAAGATGTTGGAGTCTGAAGATCGTCAGGTCGAAGTAGAAAATATCATAGATTCTTATTTACATCTTGAGAATTTTAGACAGATAAGGGTGGATGCTGCCTTGAAGGCAAACAATCTGAAAAAAGTTGAAAAGCTGATACTAGATGGGATTAAGATAGCACAAAAAGAAAACTCTAGTGGGGTTGTCCATCGATGGAAAGATCAACTCCTAGAGCTCTATAAGCAACAAAAACAAACATTAAAGTACCATAATTTGGCTAGAGAACTGTTTCTTGAAAATACTTCTGAGAATAAGTATTTTTATATCTTTAAACAGACTAGCGATACGAAAGATTGGGAAAAGAAAAGAGATCTGCTCATAGACGATTTGAAAAATAATAAAAACGGTTATTATAGAAGTACTCCTATTCATAATTTGGCTTGGGTGTACATTGAAGAGCAGTTGATAAATGATCTATTTGAACTAGTACGTTCTTCAAATAGTATTGATGTAGTCATCTATTATACAGACCAGTTAAAAGAGAACTATTCTACTCAATTATTGAAGTATTATACAATGGCTATTGAGAATGCTGCAAGAAATACAGGAAGAGGTGTCTATGTGACTTTGGTGCATTATTTTAAAAATATGGCCAAACTGAAAGGAGGTTTGAACGCTGCTACAACTTTAAGAAGCTCTTTATTGGTTCAATACAAAAACCGCCCCGCAATGAGAGAAGAGTTTGGGAAATTGAATTGGAAATAG
- a CDS encoding DUF302 domain-containing protein, with protein MKNVFHCFIFNVLCMMIPSCQTPVDKNTSRLSIEAQVDNLHMQVERQTIKYREIVQLDHHRMAMKAKAKTPPAIVSIFSDDSPIISQLVTINQEIALDMPFKILAYSEPNADRPSLTYTSAEFVAKRHGMDIESLADYKEVIEGVISTLPKDLLVRPDLIKLTEDYGVIRIHSKYNYIESLGRIFKVLNILQNSDTRIFTFIDFQKEALNYGLSIRPTLLLFFGAPKPGAMAMHDAPQIGLDAFCQKMLVYEDKDGKTQVLFSNMAKLGELYYGKSNKGQQVVTKRMTMAFARVLTH; from the coding sequence ATGAAAAACGTTTTTCATTGTTTTATATTCAACGTTCTTTGTATGATGATCCCTTCTTGTCAAACTCCTGTTGACAAGAACACCTCTAGGCTTAGTATAGAAGCCCAGGTAGACAATCTTCATATGCAAGTGGAGAGACAAACTATTAAATATAGGGAAATTGTACAGTTAGATCATCATCGAATGGCAATGAAGGCAAAAGCGAAGACCCCTCCTGCTATCGTGTCCATTTTTAGTGATGACTCTCCAATAATCTCTCAACTGGTAACGATAAATCAAGAGATTGCATTGGATATGCCATTTAAGATATTGGCCTATTCGGAACCAAATGCTGATCGTCCCTCTTTAACTTATACTTCCGCTGAGTTCGTAGCAAAAAGACATGGTATGGATATCGAAAGTTTGGCTGACTACAAAGAGGTAATTGAAGGAGTGATCTCGACATTGCCTAAAGACCTGCTTGTTCGTCCTGATTTGATAAAATTAACAGAGGATTATGGTGTAATTCGTATACATAGCAAGTACAATTACATTGAGTCTTTAGGGCGAATCTTTAAAGTATTAAATATTCTTCAAAATAGCGATACACGCATCTTTACATTTATCGATTTTCAAAAGGAAGCATTGAATTATGGACTATCTATCCGTCCAACCCTTCTACTGTTTTTTGGAGCACCTAAGCCCGGAGCAATGGCTATGCATGATGCTCCACAGATTGGATTGGATGCTTTTTGTCAGAAAATGTTAGTTTATGAAGATAAAGATGGAAAAACGCAGGTTCTTTTTAGCAATATGGCTAAATTAGGAGAACTATATTATGGTAAATCAAATAAAGGCCAACAGGTCGTGACCAAAAGAATGACCATGGCATTTGCTAGAGTGTTGACCCATTAA